A portion of the Betta splendens chromosome 2, fBetSpl5.4, whole genome shotgun sequence genome contains these proteins:
- the LOC129603096 gene encoding uncharacterized protein LOC129603096, which produces MKTSGLLFGVLCLSGCLIFSTCFIHKYHFININSTWNQAQTYCRTNYIDLATINNIAEVNQFISTVSSAGYNSKAWIGIYVTLYGNWTYAYSAQYLYWRTPQGSETFIQGTWCGYISSNTFWYANCTAEHPFICDDGNQKTFVNVPMDYLNAWSYCKGNLTDLTSPFASSFSIWFTDVMALVPSGQQVWFGWIGYVNFFWSDLSPVSFNYWNELPQLFDNLGVLRGAADLQRSGIWSFLSTELLPFVCYTEQVPEDTIKVLKLRVSSSTDVNDFALEANILSQLQMKFMEQGLSGASLKWRKQPGGKIFLKKGNSDISYKHECQVNC; this is translated from the exons ATGAAGACCAGCGGGCTGTTATTTGGTGTCCTGTGTCTCTCAG GGTGTCTCATCTTCTCTACATGCTTCATCCATAAGTATCACTTCATCAACATCAACTCAACTTGGAATCAAGCTCAGACCTACTGCAGAACCAATTACATAGACCTGGCCACGATTAACAACATTGCAGAAGTAAATCAGTTTATCAGCACAGTTTCGTCTGCTGGTTACAATTCTAAGGCTTGGATTGGAATTTATGTCACGCTTTATGGTAATTGGACATATGCATACTCAGCTCAATATTTATACTGGAGGACGCCACAAGGAAGCGAGACATTCATACAGGGGACCTGGTGTGGGTACATCAGTTCGAATACATTCTGGTATGCAAACTGCACAGCAGAGCATCCATTTATCTGTGATGATG GGAACCAGAAAACCTTTGTTAATGTACCAATGGATTATTTGAACGCTTGGAGCTACTGTAAAGGAAACCTTACGGACCTAACGTCACCATTTGCCTCATCATTTAGCATATGGTTCACCGATGTAATGGCTTTGGTCCCAAGTGGACAACAAGTGTGGTTCGGGTGGATTGGCTATGTTAATTTCTTCTGGTCCGATTTAAGCCCCGTCTCGTTCAATTACTGGAACGAGTTGCCACAATTATTTGATAACTTGGGTGTGCTGCGAGGTGCTGCAGATTTGCAGAGGTCTGGAATATGGAGCTTTCTGTCTACTGAGTTGCTACCATTCGTCTGCTACACGGAGCAAGTTCCAGAGGACACTATAAAAG TGCTTAAGCTGAGGGTGAGCTCCTCTACAGATGTCAATGACTTTGCTCTGGAAGCAAACATTCTGTCACAG CTCCAGATGAAATTTATGGAGCAAGGACTGAGTGGAGCTTCCCTGAAGTGGAGAAAACAGCCTGGTGGGAAAATCTTCCTAAAGAAGGGAAACAGTGACATCTCATACAAACATGAATGTCAAGTTAACTGTTAA
- the LOC114851368 gene encoding zinc finger protein OZF-like, producing MDQYKLEMKEEDVDVYQYQNKSDPEQQDPSLTEQNRSISGIKEEPQDQSLNEQFLNLTEQDRSISDIKEEQQDPSLTEQDRSTSGIKEEQQDRDHAGPTDQQEHRGRKASRLYLCQQCNLVFTRLSDLKNHQKVHSEEKPYSFDQGGKTCYMKSNLRTHHQISTGERPYSCTQCGAAFHKSKDVKIHCCVQAVEKPHSCEQCGKAFSYKKGLLAHQHVHTGEKPHSCEQCGKAFSQRCHLLKHQRIHTGEKPYSCEQCGRAFSNRSSLLTHQRIHTGEKPYSCAQCGRSFSQLTHLRTHQRIHTREKPHTQDKPYSCEQCGKAFSHHSLLLAHQHLHTREKCHSCEQCGKASSHSNSLQPHQHVHTGGKLHSCEQCGKAFSRLSNLRTHQRIHTGEKPYSCELCGKAFSQSSTLLAHKQIHTGEKPHLCEQCGKAFPHKKSLLLHQYVHTGEKPHSCTQCGKVFSHLSHLRLHQRTHTGEKPYSCEQCGKAFSRLSSLRTHHRIHTGEKPYSCELCGKAFSQNSAFHRHQRFHTGEKRHSCEQCGKAFSHKKSLLLHQYVHTGEKPNLCE from the exons ATGGATCAGTACaaactggaaatgaaagaaGAGGACGTGGACGTTTATCAATACCAGAACAAGAGTGATCCAGAacagcaggacccgagtttaaccgagcagAACCGCTCTATCagcggaataaaggaggagccGCAGGACCAGAGTTTAAACGAGCAGTTCCTGAATTTAaccgagcaggaccggtccatcAGCGACATAAAAGAGGAAcaacaggacccgagtttaaccgagcaggaccggtccacaagtggaataaaggaggagcagcaggaccgtgACCACGCTGGTCCCACAGATCAACAG gaacacagaggaagaaaagctTCAAGGTTGTATCTCTGTCAGCAATGTAACCTAGTCTTCACCAGACTATCAGACCTAAAGAATCATCAGAAGGTTCACTCTGAAGAGAAACCATACAGCTTTGACCAGGGTGGCAAAACCTGCTATATGAAGAGTAACTTAAGGACCCATCATCAAATTTCTACTGGAGAAAGACCGTACTCCTGCACCCAATGTGGTGCAGCTTTCCACAAATCAAAGGATGTGAAAATCCACTGTTGTGTTCAGGCTgtagagaaacctcactcatgtgaacagtgtggaaaagcattctcttaCAAAAAAGGTTTACTggcacaccaacatgttcacactggagagaagcctcattcatgtgaacagtgtggaaaagctttctctcaaCGCTGTCATTTACTGAAACACCAACGTAtacacactggagagaagccttattcatgtgaacagtgtggaagaGCATTTTCTAACAGAAGTAGTTTACTGacacaccaacgtattcacactggagaaaaaccatATTCATGTGCACAGTGCGGAAGATCATTTTCCCAGCTCACTCATTTACGGACACATCAACGTATTCACACAAGAGAGAAACCTCACACACAAGAcaaaccttactcatgtgaacagtgtggaaaagctttttcTCACCACAGCCTTTTACTGGCACACCAACATCTTCATACTCGAGAGAAAtgtcattcatgtgaacagtgtgggaaAGCTTCCTCTCATAGCAACAGTTTACAGccacaccaacatgttcacactggaggaaaacttcactcatgtgaacagtgtgggaaAGCATTCTCTCGGCTCAGTAATTTACGAacacaccaacgtattcacaccggggagaaaccttattcatgtgaactgtgtggaaaagctttctctcaaAGCAGCACTTTACTGGCACACAAACAgattcacacaggagagaaacctcacttatgtgaacagtgtggaaaagcttttccTCACAAAAAAAGTTTATTGTTACACCAatatgttcacactggagagaaacctcactcatgtacacaatgtggaaaagtgttttctcacCTCAGTCACTTACGTTTACACCAACGTactcacacaggagagaaaccttattcatgtgaacaatgtggaaaagcgttctctcGGCTCAGTTCTTTACGGACACACCACCGTATCCACACCGGAgaaaaaccttattcatgtgaactgtgtggaaaagctttctctcaaAACAGTGCTTTTCATCGACATCAACgctttcacactggagagaaacgtcactcatgtgaacagtgtggaaaagctttctctcacAAAAAAAGTTTATTGTTACACCAatatgttcacactggagagaaacctaaTTTATGTGAATAG
- the LOC129603095 gene encoding secretory phospholipase A2 receptor-like isoform X2: MKTSGLLFGVLCLSGCLIFSTCFIHKYHFININSTWNQAQTYCKTNYIDLATINNITEVNQFISTVSSAGYNSKAWIGIYIKLYGNWTYAYSAQYLNWRTPQGSETFIQGTWCGYISSNAFWYENCTAEHPFICDNGTQKTFVNVPMDYLNAWSYCKGNLTDLTSPFASSVNVWFTNVNALVPSGQQVWFGWIGFKHFFWSDLSPVSFNYWNELPQLFDSMGVLRGAADLQRSGIWSFLSTKLLPFVCYTEQVPEDTIKVLKLRVSSSTDVNDFALEANILSQLQMKFMKQGLSGASLKWRKQPDGKIFLKKGNSGISYKHECQVNC, encoded by the exons ATGAAGACCAGCGGGCTGTTATTTGGTGTCCTGTGTCTCTCAG GGTGTCTCATTTTCTCTACATGCTTCATCCATAAGTATCACTTCATCAATATCAATTCAACTTGGAATCAAGCTCAGACCTACTGCAAAACCAATTACATAGACCTGGCCACAATTAACAACATTACAGAAGTAAATCAGTTTATCAGCACAGTTTCGTCTGCTGGTTACAATTCTAAGGCTTGGATTGGAATTTATATCAAGCTTTATGGTAATTGGACATATGCATACTCAGCTCAATATTTAAACTGGAGGACGCCACAAGGAAGCGAGACATTCATACAGGGGACCTGGTGTGGGTACATCAGTTCGAATGCATTCTGGTATGAAAACTGCACAGCAGAGCATCCATTTATCTGTGATAATG GGACCCAGAAGACTTTTGTTAATGTGCCAATGGATTATTTGAACGCTTGGAGCTACTGTAAAGGAAACCTTACAGACCTAACGTCACCATTTGCCTCATCAGTTAATGTTTGGTTCACTAATGTAAATGCCTTGGTCCCAAGTGGACAACAAGTGTGGTTCGGGTGGATTGGCTTTAAACATTTCTTCTGGTCCGATTTAAGCCCCGTCTCGTTCAATTACTGGAACGAGTTACCACAATTATTTGATAGCATGGGTGTGCTGCGAGGTGCTGCAGATTTGCAGAGGTCTGGAATATGGAGCTTTCTGTCTACTAAGTTGCTACCATTTGTCTGCTACACGGAGCAAGTTCCAGAGGACACTATAAAAG TGCTTAAGCTGAGGGTGAGCTCCTCTACAGATGTCAATGACTTTGCTCTGGAAGCAAACATTCTGTCACAG CTCCAGATGAAATTTATGAAACAAGGACTGAGTGGAGCTTCCCTGAAGTGGAGAAAACAGCCTGATGGGAAAATCTTCCTAAAGAAGGGAAACAGTGGCATCTCATACAAACATGAATGTCAGGTTAACTGTTAA
- the LOC129603095 gene encoding secretory phospholipase A2 receptor-like isoform X1 has protein sequence MKTSGLLFGVLCLSGCLIFSTCFIHKYHFININSTWNQAQTYCKTNYIDLATINNITEVNQFISTVSSAGYNSKAWIGIYIKLYGNWTYAYSAQYLNWRTPQGSETFIQGTWCGYISSNAFWYENCTAEHPFICDNGTQKTFVNVPMDYLNAWSYCKGNLTDLTSPFASSVNVWFTNVNALVPSGQQVWFGWIGFKHFFWSDLSPVSFNYWNELPQLFDSMGVLRGAADLQRSGIWSFLSTKLLPFVCYTEQVPEDTIKVLKLRVSSSTDVNDFALEANILSQVNQLLIYYFFSAVFFFSDLCRGENITVTKYGCVMNFASEMSALKEHSNRNMQSSTSDHFTLYCLITGTGLEMIQVILHHTS, from the exons ATGAAGACCAGCGGGCTGTTATTTGGTGTCCTGTGTCTCTCAG GGTGTCTCATTTTCTCTACATGCTTCATCCATAAGTATCACTTCATCAATATCAATTCAACTTGGAATCAAGCTCAGACCTACTGCAAAACCAATTACATAGACCTGGCCACAATTAACAACATTACAGAAGTAAATCAGTTTATCAGCACAGTTTCGTCTGCTGGTTACAATTCTAAGGCTTGGATTGGAATTTATATCAAGCTTTATGGTAATTGGACATATGCATACTCAGCTCAATATTTAAACTGGAGGACGCCACAAGGAAGCGAGACATTCATACAGGGGACCTGGTGTGGGTACATCAGTTCGAATGCATTCTGGTATGAAAACTGCACAGCAGAGCATCCATTTATCTGTGATAATG GGACCCAGAAGACTTTTGTTAATGTGCCAATGGATTATTTGAACGCTTGGAGCTACTGTAAAGGAAACCTTACAGACCTAACGTCACCATTTGCCTCATCAGTTAATGTTTGGTTCACTAATGTAAATGCCTTGGTCCCAAGTGGACAACAAGTGTGGTTCGGGTGGATTGGCTTTAAACATTTCTTCTGGTCCGATTTAAGCCCCGTCTCGTTCAATTACTGGAACGAGTTACCACAATTATTTGATAGCATGGGTGTGCTGCGAGGTGCTGCAGATTTGCAGAGGTCTGGAATATGGAGCTTTCTGTCTACTAAGTTGCTACCATTTGTCTGCTACACGGAGCAAGTTCCAGAGGACACTATAAAAG TGCTTAAGCTGAGGGTGAGCTCCTCTACAGATGTCAATGACTTTGCTCTGGAAGCAAACATTCTGTCACAGGTAAATCAGTTACtgatttattactttttttccgcagttttctttttctcagacctctgcagaggagagaacatcacAGTGACCAAATATGGGTGTGTTATGAATTTTGCATCAGAGATGTCTGCATTGAAAGAACATTCAAACAGAAACATGCAAAGTAGCACATCCGATCACTTTACATTGTATTGTCTAATTACTGGTACAGGCTTAGAGATGATTCAGGTCATACTTCATCATACTTCATAG
- the LOC114851376 gene encoding zinc finger protein 98-like, producing MSTVRKIISQLTHLRTHQRIHTREKPHTKDNPYSCEQCGKAFSHHSLLLTHQHLHSREKCHSCEQCGKASSHSNSLQPHQHVHTGGKLHSCEQCGKAFSRLSNLQRHQRIHTGEKPHLCELCGKAFSQNSTLLKHQHVHTREKPHSCQQCGKVFSLLSQLRSHQRTHTGEKPHSCEQCGKAFSRLSSLRTHHRIHTGEKPYSCELCGKAFSQNSAFHQHQRFHTGEKRHSCEQCGKAFSHKKSLLLHQHVHTGEKSNLCE from the coding sequence atgtcaACAGTGCGGAAGATCATTTCCCAGCTCACTCATTTACGGACACATCAACGTATTCACACAAGAGAGAAAcctcacacaaaagacaatccttactcatgtgaacagtgtggaaaagctttttcTCACCACAGCCTTTTACTGACACACCAACATCTTCACAGTCGAGAGAAAtgtcactcatgtgaacagtgtgggaaAGCTTCCTCTCATAGCAACAGTTTACAGccacaccaacatgttcacactggaggaaaacttcactcatgtgaacagtgtgggaaAGCATTCTCTCGGCTCAGTAATTTACAGAgacaccaacgtattcacacaggagagaaacctcacttaTGTGAACtctgtggaaaagctttctctcaaAACAGCACTTTACTgaaacaccaacatgttcatactagagagaaacctcactcatgtcaacaatgtggaaaagtgttttctctgctcagTCAATTACGGTCACACCAACGTactcacacaggagagaaacctcattcatgtgaacaatgtggaaaagcgttctctcGGCTCAGTTCTTTACGGACACACCACCGTATCCACACCGGAgaaaaaccttattcatgtgaactgtgtggaaaagctttctctcaaAACAGTGCTTTTCATCAACATCAACgctttcacactggagagaaacgtcactcatgtgaacagtgtggaaaagctttctctcacaaaaaaagtttattgttacaccaacatgttcacactggagagaagtcTAATTTATGTGAATAG